From Arachis stenosperma cultivar V10309 chromosome 2, arast.V10309.gnm1.PFL2, whole genome shotgun sequence, one genomic window encodes:
- the LOC130962359 gene encoding putative disease resistance protein At3g14460, which produces MAGELVGGAFLSGFINVVFDRLLTTDAVNLVLGKKLGPDLVQRLKTALLGAEALVADAEMKQFGKPLVRKWLDSLRDAVYCAEDLLDAVLLKATTQKNASSLSLSFFINRDREMVDKMEVVVRRIEDLGKQKDFLGLEKIPTGSSSWRTPSTSLVRGNVYGREDDEKALVQMLNDKNEHHLSVIAIVGIGGVGKTTLAQWLYNNAELMEGFDLKAWVCVSEKFEVVETTRNVIKQIHGGTCSLDDFNSLHNALKEELSNKKFFIVLDDVWSDDGDKWSNFMTPFQQNGNKGSIVLLTTLAENASFPQSNGRAALEEIGRKIVKKCDGLPLAAETLGRLLRTKHDVEEWNKILLSDIWEFSVEKSKIIPALLISYFHLSPYLKRCFVYCALFPKDYEFEKDKLILMWIAEDLLPTPKRGESLEEVGCEFFDELTSRLFFTEIQDDDDHYFVMHDLLHDLAIFLAGDFYCNSEELGKEEEIRIQTRHLCVDLRRCSSKLYNSISKVESLRTLLLFGRFSSPNSNIEAATCEILSKCKYFRVLSFYKLDVLRNSIGELIHLRYLDLSWTDIKTLPESLCNLCNLQTLKLYYCSKLTRLPNGLHNLVSLQHLDVRKTSLEEMPGKMSKLNQLHVLSSFVVGKHEDNGTQELGGLVNLHGSLEIKKLENIVGVKEAKRAKIMDKKHIDALCLEWSSSDDLVSSTQKERDILDNLQAQNGLKELKIKGYKGTIFPDWLGNCSYQNMTRVSLKSCKNCCMLPSLGQLPSLKSLRIRGFDQLRSIGYEFYKNEGAHNSLHIAPFPSLECLEFDNMPFWEVWHVSESETFPQLRKLDITNCPMLNEEMRNQVFFRIVSSLSDVSKVRKLRISDDFTEAMFVDGDTLRIRGRESLMDSALMTMISINHLRCLQEIHILNCRDLKFPEQQQQKYDLVELLIDSCDSLTSLSLDVFPILKNLQISWCMNLESVSMSEAPHAALQRLSIAFCDNLVSFAGEGLAAPNLTNLSLMECVKLEALPRDMKSLLPSLHSLEIYGCPKICRMPEGGLPPNLKSLAVGFCEQQTRDLSWIGNLDALTHLTISGFGCESIIKSYPEMGSLPHLPSLTTLEIWEFRELETLECNELLRLNSLQQLHIVYCEKLENMEGEKLPPSLLLLQLTTCGLLEEHCKNKHQLIWPKISHIPTIKFV; this is translated from the exons ATGGCTGGTGAACTTGTTGGTGGAGCTTTCCTTTCTGGCTTCATTAACGTTGTCTTTGACAGGCTCCTTACAACTGATGCTGTCAACTTGGTCTTGGGCAAGAAACTTGGCCCTGACTTGGTTCAAAGGCTGAAGACTGCTCTGTTGGGTGCTGAAGCTCTTGTTGCTGATGCTGAGATGAAGCAGTTCGGTAAGCCATTGGTGAGGAAGTGGCTCGATAGTCTCCGGGATGCTGTTTACTGTGCTGAGGACTTGCTGGATGCTGTCCTCCTCAAAGCCACCACTCAAAAGAATGCAAGTTCATTATCCCTTAGCTTCTTCATCAACCGAGATAGGGAGATGGTAGACAAGATGGAAGTGGTGGTTAGAAGAATTGAGGATCTTGGAAAACAAAAAGATTTCCTTGGTCTTGAAAAGATTCCCACTGGTAGCTCCTCATGGAGGACTCCGTCCACTTCTCTTGTGAGAGGGAATGTTTATGGCAGGGAGGATGATGAGAAGGCGTTAGTCCAGATGCTGAATGACAAAAATGAGCATCACTTGTCTGTGATTGCTATTGTTGGCATAGGTGGGGTTGGTAAAACAACTTTAGCCCAATGGCTGTACAACAATGCAGAGTTGATGGAGGGATTTGATCTGAAAGCATGGGTTTGCGTTTCGGAGAAGTTTGAAGTTGTTGAGACTACAAGGAATGTCATAAAGCAGATCCATGGAGGTACTTGTAGTCTTGATGATTTCAATTCACTTCACAATGCTTTGAAAGAAGAATTGTCCAATAAGAAGTTCTTTATTGTTCTGGATGATGTTTGGAGTGATGATGGTGACAAATGGAGTAATTTTATGACCCCTTTCCAACAAAATGGGAACAAGGGAAGTATTGTTCTTCTCACTACTC TTGCAGAAAATGCATCTTTTCCACAGTCAAATGGGAGAGCAGCACTTGAAGAAATAGGAAGAAAGATTGTCAAGAAGTGTGATGGCTTGCCGTTAGCTGCAGAAACACTTGGTCGCTTGTTACGTACTAAGCATGATGTTGAGGAATGGAACAAGATACTATTGAGTGATATTTGGGAATTTTCGGTGGAGAAGAGTAAGATTATTCCAGCATTACTGATAAGTTACTTCCATCTTTCTCCATATTTAAAGCGTTGTTTTGTTTATTGTGCTTTATTTCCCAAGGATTATGAATTTGAGAAAGATAAATTAATCCTTATGTGGATAGCAGAAGATCTTTTACCAACACCAAAGAGAGGAGAGAGTTTAGAAGAAGTTGGTTGTGAGTTTTTTGATGAACTTACTTCCAGATTATTTTTCACAGAGATTCAAGATGATGACGATCATTATTTTGTGATGCATGATCTGTTGCATGATTTAGCAATATTCCTTGCTGGAGATTTCTATTGCAACTCAGAAGAACTTGGTAAAGAGGAGGAGATAAGGATTCAGACTCGGCATTTGTGTGTAGATTTACGTCGTTGTAGCTCAAAACTTTATAATTCTATTTCTAAAGTAGAATCTTTGAGAACATTATTATTGTTTGGCCGTTTCTCATCTCCCAACAGCAACATTGAAGCGGCAACATGTGAGATATTATCAAAGTGTAAATACTTTAGAGTTTTATCCTTTTATAAACTTGATGTGTTGCGTAATTCAATAGGAGAATTGATCCATCTGCGCTACTTGGATCTCTCTTGGACTGATATAAAGACATTACCCGAGTCTTTGTGCAACTTGTGTAATTTGCAAACATTGAAGTTGTATTATTGTTCTAAGCTAACTAGGCTGCCTAATGGTTTGCATAATCTTGTGAGTTTGCAGCATCTTGATGTTAGAAAAACCTCTTTGGAAGAAATGCCTGGAAAAATGAGTAAATTGAATCAGTTGCACGTTTTAAGTTCCTTTGTCGTTGGCAAGCACGAAGACAATGGAACCCAGGAGTTAGGAGGGCTGGTAAATCTTCATGGATCCCTTGAGATTAAGAAGTTGGAGAATATTGTTGGTGTGAAAGAAGCAAAGCGGGCAAAGATAATGGATAAGAAGCACATTGATGCATTATGTTTGGAATGGTCTTCAAGTGATGATTTGGTTTCAAGTACACAAAAAGAAAGAGACATCCTTGATAACTTGCAAGCGCAGAATGGGTTGAAAGAGTTGAAAATCAAGGGATACAAGGGTACAATATTTCCAGATTGGTTGGGGAACTGTTCCTACCAAAACATGACACGTGTATCTCTAAAATCTTGCAAGAATTGCTGCATGCTGCCTTCACTTGGACAGCTGCCATCTCTCAAGTCCCTGCGCATTCGAGGTTTCGATCAGCTGAGGAGTATTGGCTACGAGTTTTACAAGAATGAAGGAGCTCATAATTCTTTGCATATTGCACCATTTCCCTCACTCGAGTGTTTGGAGTTTGATAACATGCCATTTTGGGAGGTGTGGCATGTATCTGAGTCGGAAACTTTTCCTCAACTTAGGAAGCTCGATATAACAAATTGCCCAATGTTAAATGAAGAGATGCGTAAtcaggtatttttcagaatagTTTCTTCTTTGTCGGATGTTTCCAAAGTTCGCAAACTACGTATAAGCGACGACTTTACCGAGGCCATGTTTGTTGATGGGGATACTTTAAGAATTAGGGGACGTGAATCTCTGATGGACTCTGCATTGATGACAATGATCAGCATCAACCATCTACGTTGCCTCCAAGAAATACACATCTTGAACTGTAGAGATCTGAAATTCCCGGAACAACAGCAGCAGAAGTATGATTTGGTAGAGCTACTAATAGACAGCTGTGATTCACTGACCTCCTTGTCGTTGGATGTCTTTCCCATTCTCAAGAATCTCCAGATATCATGGTGTATGAATCTGGAATCAGTGTCAATGTCAGAGGCACCACACGCTGCTCTTCAACGTCTCTCCATTGCTTTCTGCGACAACTTAGTGTCATTTGCAGGAGAAGGACTGGCTGCACCCAACCTAACTAATCTAAGCCTCATGGAATGCGTGAAATTGGAGGCATTACCACGTGACATGAAGAGTCTACTCCCAAGTTTACATTCTCTCGAGATATATGGTTGCCCAAAAATTTGCAGGATGCCAGAGGGTGGTTTGCCGCCTAACTTGAAATCACTTGCTGTGGGATTTTGCGAGCAACAAACGAGGGATCTATCATGGATAGGCAACTTGGACGCCCTCACTCATCTCACCATTTCTGGTTTTGGGTGTGAGAGCATAATAAAGTCATACCCAGAGATGGGTTCGCTGCCTCACCTTCCCTCCCTTACCACTCTTGAGATATGGGAGTTTAGGGAGCTGGAGACATTGGAGTGCAACGAGCTTCTCCGCCTCAACTCCCTTCAACAATTGCACATTGTGTACTGCGAGAAGCTGGAGAATATGGAAGGAGAAAAGCTGCCTCCGTCTCTCTTGCTACTTCAACTTACAACATGTGGTTTGCTGGAAGAACACTGCAAGAACAAGCATCAACTGATCTGGCCCAAAATTTCCCACATCCCCACCATTAAATTCGTCTGA
- the LOC130962356 gene encoding uncharacterized protein LOC130962356 — MTRFTDATMEIPDLNPAVHLHALKAGLRPGKFREIIAVTKPKTLDEFRERAAGQMEIEELREADKSERRPRKEDDRPSRSTNARDLGKPFKLTPKFDNYTRFNTKRERIIKEILNAKIIKPPTRAGSYQDQRFVDKSKHCAFHQKYGHTTDKCVIAKDLLERLARQGLLDKYIEGRKHRENNKEDQQTSASKETNKWPNNNPPKGIINCISGGFAGGGETSSARKRSYRAMLAIEGTTLPCNKAIQDLEITFNQADVCSAAPHSDDPVVISIQTGDLLVRKVLLDPGSSADVLFHSTFLKMNLSEKLIQPSSGELVGFSGERVPIKGYIWLRTTMGNNPLAKTLDIQYLIVDCPSPYNIILGRPALNMFRAVVSTYHLCVKFQAQDDKIATIHSDRQQARQCYNASLKRSDVIRKQGEVHSINSSEILSLAELDPRGDIQERPQPADELHEIQLTKVPGQVTYIGQALRGQQRSELIKLLQDNADLFAWTPADMPGISPEIICHRLATNDTCRPIAQKKRNLGSEKSKAALEETEKLLKANFIKEIRFTTWLSNVVMVRKSSGKWRMCVDFSDLNKACPKDAYPLPCIDKLVDNASGFNSLSFMDAYSGYNQILMHPEDQSKTAFITEHGNFCYRVMPFGLKNAGATYQRLMDKVFRHQIGRNIEIYVDDMVAKSTKDRSHCDDLKEVFEQIRAYNMRLNPEKCAFGVQGGKFLGFMLTSRGIEANPEKCKAILNMTSPKTIKEVQQLAGRIAALSRFLPAVSTRSHLFFQTILKNKQFQWTPECETAFAELKTLLSSPPVLQRPEVGKPLYLYLSVSNHSISSALVLETGRIQQPVYFVSRVMQPTEQRYPKIEQLALALVATARRLRPYFQSHTIIVRTNHPLRQVLTKPELAERLTKWSIELSEFDIQFQTRSALKAQILADFITEMTSDEHIETWELHVDGASSREGSGAGIILKEGNKVVAEQSLQFHFSASNNQAEYEALIAGLKLALDRKATNLTAHCDSLLVVQQIRGEFQVKDPLLERYWLIAKDLISNFNSFTIIHVHREQNVRADILSKLAATRAETQTSTLSQHTLTKPSIELLSIERINDLHDWRRPFLEYICTGTIPKDEPHPQQFRRKASFYTRVSGELYRRGFSQPLLRCLNQDQAQEVMNEVHEGVCGNHIGGRALAAKITRTGYYWPTMKRDCIARVKACDKCQKHEMISTKPAEVLHSMEVSWPFHRWGLDILGPFPTAPGQVKFLLVSIDYFSKWIEAQPLAKITAEKVRSFIWKNIICRFGIPKEIISDNGRQFTDNKLGSFLKNFNIQHRFSSVEHPQSNGQAEAANRVVLQAIRKKLDEAKGEWAELIPEILWSYNTTIHSTTGETPFKLVYGSEALIPIEVGIPTARAELYDEQQNLRARNAELDLAEEDREIAAIKQRAQKRIMERKHNRKVKPRTFKEGDLILRQTEEARRPPAHGKLAANWEGPFRVTKVLGKGAYQLQTLQGKAIPGNWNVSSLKMYMS, encoded by the coding sequence ATGACGAGGTTCACAGACGCCACCATGGAAATTCCCGACTTAAATCCTGCCGTCCACCTACACGCTCTCAAAGCCGGACTCAGGCCCGGAAAGTTCAGAGAAATAATTGCGGTTACCAAGCCGAAAACACTGGACGAATTTCGAGAAAGGGCAGCCGGACAAATGGAGATCGAAGAACTTCGAGAGGCCGATAAGTCCGAAAGAAGACCAAGAAAAGAGGACGACAGGCCCTCCAGATCAACGAACGCCAGGGACCTCGGCAAGCCATTTAAGCTCACTCCAAAATTCGACAACTACACCAGATTCAATACGAAGAGAGAGAGGATAATCAAGGAAATACTTAACGCCAAGATCATAAAGCCGCCGACCCGAGCAGGGAGTTACCAAGATCAGCGATTCGTCGACAAGAGCAAGCACTGTGCCTTCCACCAGAAATATGGTCATACGACGGACAAGTGCGTGATAGCCAAAGATCTCCTGGAGAGATTAGCACGACAGGGCCTCTTAGACAAATACATAGAGGGCCGAAAACACAGGGAAAACAACAAAGAAGATCAGCAAACCTCGGCCAGTAAGGAAACCAACAAGTGGCCAAACAACAATCCACCTAAGGGAATAATAAACTGCATATCCGGAGGGTTCGCTGGCGGTGGCGAAACAAGCTCGGCACGAAAGCGGAGCTACCGTGCGATGTTAGCAATCGAGGGAACAACACTACCCTGCAACAAAGCTATTCAAGATTTAGAAATCACTTTCAACCAAGCTGACGTATGCTCGGCCGCTCCTCACTCAGACGACCCAGTCGTAATTTCCATTCAAACGGGCGACCTTCTGGTAAGAAAAGTCCTTTTGGACCCAGGTAGTAGCGCCGATGTTCTTTTCCATTCTACTTTCTTAAAAATGAATCTATCTGAAAAACTAATACAACCCTCATCCGGAGAATTAGTAGGGTTCTCCGGCGAGAGAGTACCGATCAAAGGGTACATATGGCTAAGGACGACGATGGGAAACAACCCATTAGCAAAAACCCTAGACATACAGTACCTGATCGTCGACTGTCCCAGTCCCTACAATATAATCCTTGGACGACCTGCTCTGAATATGTTCAGGGCAGTCGTATCTACTTACCATCTATGCGTTAAGTTTCAGGCACAGGATGACAAGATAGCGACGATACACTCTGACCGACAACAAGCTCGGCAATGCTACAACGCGAGCTTAAAAAGATCGGACGTGATCCGGAAACAAGGAGAAGTCCACTCAATAAATAGCTCAGAAATCTTGTCTTTGGCCGAGCTTGACCCCCGAGGGGATATACAGGAAAGACCTCAGCCAGCAGATGAGCTACACGAAATCCAGCTGACAAAGGTGCCGGGACAGGTAACCTACATCGGCCAGGCCCTGAGGGGCCAACAAAGGTCGGAACTGATCAAATTGTTACAGGACAATGCCGACTTATTTGCTTGGACCCCGGCAGATATGCCTGGCATTAGCCCAGAAATCATCTGTCACAGGCTAGCGACGAACGACACATGCCGACCTATAGCCCAGAAGAAGCGAAACCTCGGATCTGAAAAGTCAAAGGCAGCCTTGGAAGAAACCGAGAAACTCCTCAAAGCTAACTTCATTAAGGAAATCCGCTTCACCACATGGCTCTCGAACGTGGTAATGGTAAGAAAAAGTTCAGGTAAGTGGCGCATGTGCGTCGACTTTTCAGATTTGAACAAAGCATGTCCTAAGGACGCTTACCCCCTTCCATGCATAGATAAACTTGTGGACAATGCATCAGGTTTTAACAGCTTgagcttcatggatgcatactctggGTACAACCAGATTCTAATGCACCCGGAAGATCAAAGCAAAACAGCATTTATAACTGAACATGGTAATTTCTGTTATAGAGTTATGCCGTTTGGCCTAAAGAATGCAGGTGCAACCTACCAGCGTCTGATGGACAAGGTATTCCGACATCAAATAGGTCGGAACATTGAAATCTATGTGGACGACATGGTCGCCAAGTCAACTAAAGATCGGTCTCATTGCGACGACCTCAAGGAGGTATTCGAACAGATCCGAGCATACAATATGAGATTAAATCCGGAGAAATGCGCCTTCGGGGTACAAGGAGGAAAGTTcctaggcttcatgctgacgtCCAGAGGAATCGAAGCAAACCCTGAGAAGTGCAAGGCTATACTCAACATGACAAGTCCCAAGACAATAaaggaagtacaacaactaGCAGGAAGGATAGCCGCTCTCTCCCGATTCTTACCCGCGGTATCAACTCGGTCACATCTTTTCTTCCAGACGATCTTAAAGAACAAACAATTCCAATGGACACCCGAATGTGAGACGGCGTTCGCCGAACTCAAGACCCTTCTATCATCACCTCCCGTGCTGCAAAGACCTGAAGTCGGCAAGCCACTCTACCTATACCTATCGGTTTCCAATCATTCCATAAGCTCGGCTCTCGTCCTAGAGACAGGAAGAATTCAACAACCAGTGTATTTCGTAAGCAGAGTAATGCAACCAACGGAACAAAGGTACCCGAAAATAGAACAGCTCGCCCTTGCACTCGTGGCTACAGCGAGGAGGCTAAGGCCCTACTTCCAGAGCCACACGATAATAGTAAGAACAAATCATCCGCTAAGGCAAGTATTAACCAAACCAGAGTTGGCAGAACGATTGACCAAATGGTCAATTGAACTATCGGAGTTTGATATTCAGTTTCAGACCAGATCGGCCCTCAAGGCACAAATCCTCGCCGACTTTATCACGGAAATGACCTCAGATGAGCACATTGAAACATGGGAATTGCATGTGGACGGGGCCTCAAGCCGAGAAGGGAGCGGGGCTGGCATAATCCTAAAAGAGGGAAATAAGGTGGTAGCCGAGCAGTCTCTCCAGTTTCACTTCTCGGCCAGCAACAATCAGGCCGAGTATGAAGCCCTGATAGCAGGACTCAAGCTCGCCCTGGACCGCAAAGCAACCAACTTAACAGCACATTGCGATTCCCTCCTGGTAGTCCAACAAATCCGAGGAGAATTCCAGGTAAAAGATCCCTTGCTAGAACGATACTGGCTCATAGCAAAGGatctaatttcaaatttcaattcatTTACCATAATACATGTACACAGAGAACAAAATGTCAGGGCAGACATACTTTCTAAGCTCGCCGCCACAAGGGCGGAAACACAAACATCAACATTATCACAACACACACTCACCAAACCGAGCATTGAACTATTATCTATTGAACGCATTAACGACCTCCATGATTGGAGGAGACCTTTCCTTGAATATATCTGTACAGGTACCATACCCAAGGACGAGCCTCATCCTCAACAGTTCAGACGCAAGGCAAGCTTCTACACAAGAGTGTCAGGAGAATTATACAGACGAGGTTTCTCACAACCATTACTGAGATGCCTAAACCAAGACCAGGCCCAAGAAGTAATGAATGAAGTCCATGAAGGAGTATGTGGGAACCACATAGGAGGACGAGCTCTCGCAGCCAAGATAACCCGAACAGGATATTACTGGCCGACCATGAAGAGAGATTGCATAGCCAGGGTCAAAGCATGTGACAAATGCCAGAAGCACGAGATGATCTCAACCAAGCCAGCCGAGGTATTGCACAGCATGGAGGTAAGCTGGCCTTTCCATAGATGGGGGCTGGATATCCTCGGCCCATTCCCAACAGCGCCAGGACAGGTAAAATTTCTCTTGGTATCCATAGACTACTTCTCAAAATGGATAGAAGCACAACCCTTAGCAAAAATAACGGCTGAAAAGGTACGATCTTTTATTTGGAAAAATATAATATGCCGCTTTGGAATACCAAAAGAAATAATATCAGACAATGGAAGACAATTCACAGACAATAAGCTCGGGtcattcttaaaaaattttaatatccaACATCGTTTTAGCTCGGTGGAACACCCACAATCCAATGGGCAGGCCGAAGCTGCTAACCGAGTTGTGTTGCAGGCAATAAGAAAGAAGCTTGATGAAGCGAAAGGAGAATGGGCCGAGCTCATACCCGAGATACTGTGGAGCTACAACACCACAATACATAGCACCACAGGCGAAACACCTTTCAAGTTAGTCTACGGCTCAGAAGCACTAATCCCCATTGAGGTCGGAATTCCAACGGCAAGAGCCGAATTATACGATGAACAACAAAATTTAAGAGCCAGGAATGCCGAGCTTGATTTAGCAGAAGAAGATAGAGAAATCGCCGCTATCAAGCAAAGGGCCCAAAAGAGAATAATGGAAAGGAAGCACAACAGAAAGGTGAAACCAAGAACATTCAAGGAAGGCGATCTCATACTCAGACAAACAGAAGAGGCCAGGCGACCTCCAGCCCacggaaagctcgccgcaaactGGGAAGGCCCCTTCCGTGTAACCAAAGTGCTCGGCAAGGGGGCATATCAACTACAAACACTACAAGGCAAAGCCATCCCAGGAAACTGGAACGTCTCCTCACTTAAAATGTATATGTCCTAG
- the LOC130962357 gene encoding putative disease resistance RPP13-like protein 1: MAGELVGGAFLSGFINVVFDRLLTTDAVNLVLGKKLGPDLVQRLKTALLGAEALVADAEMKQFGKPLVRKWLDSLRDAVYCAEDLLDTVLTKATTQKEVKSSWSISFLVNREREMVDKMEEVVRRIEDLGKQKDFLGLEKIPTGSSSWRTPSTSLVRGNVYGREDDKKALVQMLNDNSEHHLSVIAIVGIGGVGKTTLAQSLYNNNEEEFMKEFDLKAWVCVSEKFEVVETTRDVIKQIHGGTCSLDNFNSLHNALKEELSNKKFFIVLDDVWSDDGDKWSNFMTPFQQNGNKGSIVLLTTRAENVASAVQNCQPYFLKKLSEDYCWLVFAENASFPQSNGRAALEEIGRKIVKKCDGLPLAAETLGRLLRTKHDVEEWNKILMSDIWEFSVEKSKIIPALLISYFHLSPYLKRCFVYCALFPKDYEFEKDKLILMWIAEDLYQHQREERV; the protein is encoded by the coding sequence ATGGCTGGTGAACTTGTTGGTGGAGCTTTCCTTTCTGGCTTCATTAACGTTGTCTTTGACAGGCTCCTTACAACTGATGCTGTCAACTTGGTCTTGGGCAAGAAACTTGGCCCTGACTTGGTTCAAAGGCTGAAGACTGCTCTGTTGGGTGCTGAAGCTCTTGTTGCTGATGCTGAGATGAAGCAGTTCGGTAAGCCATTGGTGAGGAAGTGGCTCGATAGTCTCCGGGATGCTGTTTACTGTGCTGAGGACTTGCTCGACACTGTCCTTACCAAAGCCACCACTCAAAAGGAGGTGAAGTCTTCCTGGTCCATTAGCTTCTTAGTCAACCGAGAGAGGGAGATGGTAGACAAGATGGAAGAGGTGGTTAGAAGAATTGAGGATCTTGGAAAACAAAAAGATTTCCTTGGTCTTGAAAAGATTCCCACTGGTAGCTCATCATGGAGGACTCCGTCCACTTCTCTTGTGAGAGGGAATGTGTATGGAAGGGAGGATGACAAGAAGGCCTTGGTCCAGATGCTGAATGACAACAGTGAGCATCACTTATCTGTGATTGCTATTGTTGGCATAGGTGGGGTTGGTAAAACTACTTTGGCTCAATCGCTGTACAACAATAATGAGGAGGAATTCATGAAGGAATTTGATCTGAAGGCATGGGTTTGCGTTTCGGAAAAGTTTGAAGTTGTTGAGACTACAAGGGATGTCATAAAGCAGATCCATGGAGGGACTTGTAGTCTCGATAATTTCAATTCACTTCACAATGCTTTGAAAGAAGAATTGTCCAATAAGAAGTTCTTTATTGTTCTTGATGATGTTTGGAGTGATGATGGTGACAAATGGAGTAATTTTATGACCCCTTTCCAACAAAATGGGAACAAGGGAAGTATTGTTCTTCTCACTACTCGGGCGGAAAATGTTGCTTCTGCAGTTCAAAATTGTCAACCTTATTTTCTGAAGAAGTTGTCGGAGGACTATTGTTGGTTAGTGTTTGCAGAAAATGCATCTTTTCCACAGTCAAATGGGAGAGCAGCACTTGAAGAAATAGGAAGAAAGATTGTCAAGAAGTGTGATGGCTTGCCGTTAGCTGCAGAAACACTTGGTCGCTTGTTACGTACTAAGCATGATGTTGAGGAATGGAACAAGATACTAATGAGTGATATTTGGGAATTTTCGGTGGAGAAGAGTAAGATTATTCCAGCATTACTGATAAGTTACTTCCATCTTTCTCCATATTTAAAGCGTTGTTTTGTTTATTGTGCTTTATTTCCCAAGGATTATGAATTTGAGAAAGATAAATTAATCCTTATGTGGATAGCAGAAGATCTTTACCAACACCAAAGAGAGGAGAGAGTTTAG
- the LOC130962358 gene encoding putative disease resistance RPP13-like protein 1, with protein sequence MPGKMSKLNQLHVLSSFVVGKHEDNGTQELGGLVNLHGSLEIKKLENIVGVKEAKRAKIMDKKHIDALCLEWSSSDDLVSSTQKERDILDNLQAQNGLKELKIKGYKGTIFPDWLGNCSYQNMTRVSLKSCKNCCMLPSLGQLPSLKSLRIRGFDQLRSIGYKFYKNEGAHNSLHIAPFPSLECLEFDNMPFWEVWHVSESETFPQLRKLDITNCPMLNEEMRNQVFFRIVSSLSDVSKVRKLRISDDFTEAMFVDGDTLRIRGRESLMDSALMTMISINHLRCLQEIHILNCRDLKFPEQQQQKYDLVELLIDSCDSLTSLSLDVFPILKNLQISWCMNLESVSMSEAPHAALQRLSIAFCDNLVSFAGEGLAAPNLTNLSLMECVKLEALPRDMKSLLPSLHSLEIYGCPKICRMPEGGLPPNLKSLAVGFCEQQTRDLSWIGNLDALTHLTISGFGCESIIK encoded by the coding sequence ATGCCTGGAAAAATGAGTAAATTGAATCAGTTGCACGTTTTAAGTTCCTTTGTCGTTGGCAAGCACGAAGACAATGGAACCCAGGAGTTAGGAGGGCTGGTAAATCTTCATGGATCCCTTGAGATTAAGAAGTTGGAGAATATTGTTGGTGTGAAAGAAGCAAAGCGGGCAAAGATAATGGATAAGAAGCACATTGATGCATTATGTTTGGAATGGTCTTCAAGTGATGATTTGGTTTCAAGTACACAAAAAGAAAGAGACATCCTTGATAACTTGCAAGCGCAGAATGGGTTGAAAGAGTTGAAAATCAAGGGATACAAGGGTACAATATTTCCAGATTGGTTGGGGAACTGTTCCTACCAAAACATGACACGTGTATCTCTAAAATCTTGCAAGAATTGCTGCATGCTGCCTTCACTTGGACAGCTGCCATCTCTCAAGTCCCTGCGCATTCGAGGTTTCGATCAGCTGAGGAGTATTGGctacaagttttacaagaatgAAGGAGCTCATAATTCTTTGCATATTGCACCATTTCCCTCACTCGAGTGTTTGGAGTTTGATAACATGCCATTTTGGGAGGTGTGGCATGTATCTGAGTCGGAAACTTTTCCTCAACTTAGGAAGCTCGATATAACAAATTGCCCAATGTTAAATGAAGAGATGCGTAAtcaggtatttttcagaatagTTTCTTCTTTGTCGGATGTTTCCAAAGTTCGCAAACTACGTATAAGCGACGACTTTACCGAGGCCATGTTTGTTGATGGGGATACTTTAAGAATTAGGGGACGTGAATCTCTGATGGACTCTGCATTGATGACAATGATCAGCATCAACCATCTACGTTGCCTCCAAGAAATACACATCTTGAACTGTAGAGATCTGAAATTCCCGGAACAACAGCAGCAGAAGTATGATTTGGTAGAGCTACTAATAGACAGCTGTGATTCACTGACCTCCTTGTCGTTGGATGTCTTTCCCATTCTCAAGAATCTCCAGATATCATGGTGTATGAATCTGGAATCAGTGTCAATGTCAGAGGCACCACACGCTGCTCTTCAACGTCTCTCCATTGCTTTCTGCGACAACTTAGTGTCATTTGCAGGAGAAGGACTGGCTGCACCCAACCTAACTAATCTAAGCCTCATGGAATGCGTGAAATTGGAGGCATTACCACGTGACATGAAGAGTCTACTCCCAAGTTTACATTCTCTCGAGATATATGGTTGCCCAAAAATTTGCAGGATGCCAGAGGGTGGTTTGCCGCCTAACTTGAAATCACTTGCTGTGGGATTTTGCGAGCAACAAACGAGGGATCTATCATGGATAGGCAACTTGGACGCCCTCACTCATCTCACCATTTCTGGTTTTGGGTGTGAGAGCATAATAAAGTGA